The following is a genomic window from bacterium.
GGTATGGATATATAGAAATGGGAGAAGCGCATTCAGGAAGTGACCACGTCGAGTATCGATCGGTCTTGCAATTCAAGGAAAAACCGGATCTAAAACGAGCAGAAGAATTTGTCAGAGCGGGCATCTTTGCGTGGAATATGTCTGTTTTTGCTGTCAGGATAGGAACAATTTTGGAATTATTTCATAAACATGCTCCAGAAATTGCCCAAAAACTTGATTTGATTGAGAAGTGTTTTATTGGTGGAAAGTTGTCTCAAATCGGAAAATTGTATAAGACGATGCCTAAGATTTCACTTGATTTTGCCGTTATTGAACACATTGACGCAAAAAATCTTTTTGTAATTAGTGCTGACTACGGGTGGAGTGACGTTGGTCATTGGGGCTCACTTCAAGAGTTGATGGCAAGTGAAGAAGGATTGGAAATGAAAAAAGGTATCGCTGTTCTTGTAAATTCTTCCAATAATTTCGTCTATAATACTGCCGAAAAAGCAATCGGTTTGGCAGGAGTAAAAGATTTGATTGTTGTCTCGACCCCAGACGCATTGCTTATTTGCCACAAAGGGAATGTGCAAGACGTTAAAAAGGTAGTAGAGGAATTGGCAACTAAGAACAAGGGTAAGAAGTTTATTTGATAATGAAAAACTATGTCATTGGTATTGTCGGAGTTTTAGTTCTGCTTCTGCTGGCCAATTTTACTTATCGACATTTCACCAACGCACCGCTGAATAAAAAAACGACTGAACAATTTGAAATAACCATTCCTTCTGGGACGGGGGCGAAACAAATTGCTAAGATAATGCGTGAAAAGGGATTAATTCGAAGTGAGTGGGGTTTTTTGATGCAGGAGTATTTGTTGGGCGCGAAAGGGAAGTTAAAAGCGGGAATTTATCGTTTTTCGCAATCTGAATCAGGCACCAAAATTATTTCTCGTTTGAAGGCGGGAGATATATTACCGCAGGACAACAAAGTTACCATTCCCGAAGGGCTAACACTTAAAGAAATTGCGCAACGTTTGGAAAAAGCGGGAATCGCATCTGCCGACGATTTTATTTTTGACGCAAAGGTGGAAAAATTTCGCGACAAATTTGAATTTTTAGCAGACGTGCCAAACGGAAGTTTGGAGGGCTATCTTTTTCCCGATACTTACAAATTT
Proteins encoded in this region:
- a CDS encoding sugar phosphate nucleotidyltransferase, coding for MNIVIMAGGGGTRLWPLSRDSYPKQFTQLFGKKTLLQHTFDRALKIAGKPENIVIATREDFAPEVRKQLKRLPKGNIIIESVKRDTAPAIGLAAAYFASKGKHDEVMVSMPSDSYFTNVIPYIKAIKSSQDIIAKNSDALVLIGSKPTYPETGYGYIEMGEAHSGSDHVEYRSVLQFKEKPDLKRAEEFVRAGIFAWNMSVFAVRIGTILELFHKHAPEIAQKLDLIEKCFIGGKLSQIGKLYKTMPKISLDFAVIEHIDAKNLFVISADYGWSDVGHWGSLQELMASEEGLEMKKGIAVLVNSSNNFVYNTAEKAIGLAGVKDLIVVSTPDALLICHKGNVQDVKKVVEELATKNKGKKFI
- the mltG gene encoding endolytic transglycosylase MltG, which translates into the protein MKNYVIGIVGVLVLLLLANFTYRHFTNAPLNKKTTEQFEITIPSGTGAKQIAKIMREKGLIRSEWGFLMQEYLLGAKGKLKAGIYRFSQSESGTKIISRLKAGDILPQDNKVTIPEGLTLKEIAQRLEKAGIASADDFIFDAKVEKFRDKFEFLADVPNGSLEGYLFPDTYKFFKKTPVDEVVSRMLERFDEQFKIASKETPGLGIHKLHEVVTMASIIEREVITPEDRRIVSGILWSRIGHGVAMAADATIRYALNNWDKPLTVLDLKTNSPYNSRSNAGLPPGPIGNPGLDTLKAAMDPKETDYFYYLSAPDGTTIFSKTLEEHNANVQKYLK